A window of the Buchnera aphidicola (Tetraneura ulmi) genome harbors these coding sequences:
- the rpmD gene encoding 50S ribosomal protein L30 — protein sequence MHKKLKITQTKSSIGRLPKHKSTLLGLGLKRIRHTVFCSNTPSIRGMIKIVSYMVKVQEEE from the coding sequence ATGCATAAAAAATTAAAAATTACACAAACAAAAAGTTCTATAGGTAGATTACCTAAACATAAATCTACTTTGTTAGGATTAGGATTAAAAAGGATTAGGCATACTGTTTTTTGTTCTAATACTCCATCTATTAGAGGAATGATAAAGATAGTTTCTTATATGGTTAAAGTACAGGAAGAGGAATAA